One Tolypothrix bouteillei VB521301 DNA window includes the following coding sequences:
- a CDS encoding RelA/SpoT family protein encodes MSSTVLTSRIDITLPEWLQQCLDGSSTLSAQAEDDRRHNETSLILRAFEFAYQLHQGQYRKSGEPYISHPVAVAGILRDLGGSPAMIAAGLLHDVVEDTNVTIEEIEQHFGTEVRQLVEGVTKLSKINFKSKTESQAENFRRMFLSMAQDIRVIVVKLADRLHNMRTLEHLSEDKRKAIALETREIFAPLANRLGIWRIKWELEDYSFKYLEPESYRQIQEYVAEKRGAREERLASVAETLRNRLVEAGIQCLDISGRPKHLYSIFQKMQRQNKEFHEIYDLAALRIIVNTNEECYRALAIVHDAFRPIPGRFKDYIGLPKPNRYQSLHTGVISPWARPLEVQIRTLEMHRIAEYGIAAHWKYKETGGSFTTHMTATDEKFTWLRQLLEWQNDLKDAQEYLESVKDNLFEDDVYVFTPKGDVISLSPGSSTVDFAYRIHTEVGNHCAGAKVNGRMVPLSTRLQNGDIVEIVTQKNSHPSLDWLNFVRTSAAKNRIKQWYKRSRREENIARGRELLEKELGKSGVENLIKSQPMQTVAERCNYHSCEDLLAALGYGEVTLSLVLNRWRELVKAQQPAIAVSTSDLAKELSQAAKNLKESTPTTSRSTDSPIVGVEGLVHHLAGCCTPIPGEQIIGVVTRGRGISIHRQGCQNLDNVECDRLVPVHWNPAGEPYGRPQTYPVNVQIEALDRVGVLKDILSRLSDQGINVRHAQVKTSNGQPALIDLGIEIRDRSQLEQLFTQIKKLSDILNIRRVGQSDE; translated from the coding sequence ATGAGCAGCACTGTATTAACTTCCAGAATTGATATTACCCTTCCGGAATGGCTACAGCAATGCCTAGATGGGTCATCTACACTAAGCGCCCAAGCTGAAGATGACCGAAGGCATAATGAAACATCTTTAATTCTTCGGGCATTTGAATTTGCCTACCAATTGCATCAAGGTCAGTACCGCAAGTCGGGAGAGCCATATATTTCTCATCCAGTCGCTGTTGCCGGTATACTCAGAGATCTAGGTGGTAGTCCTGCTATGATAGCAGCTGGGCTACTACATGATGTAGTAGAAGATACAAATGTCACAATTGAAGAAATCGAGCAGCACTTCGGTACGGAAGTTCGGCAATTGGTAGAAGGTGTAACAAAGCTTTCTAAAATTAACTTCAAAAGCAAAACCGAAAGCCAAGCAGAAAATTTTCGTCGAATGTTCTTGTCAATGGCGCAGGACATTCGGGTGATTGTGGTAAAGTTGGCAGACCGCTTGCACAATATGAGGACTCTAGAGCACCTTAGCGAAGACAAGCGCAAAGCGATCGCTTTAGAAACACGAGAAATTTTTGCGCCCTTGGCAAATCGGTTGGGGATTTGGCGGATTAAATGGGAATTAGAGGATTATTCCTTTAAGTACTTAGAACCGGAATCATACCGTCAAATTCAAGAGTACGTAGCGGAAAAACGAGGCGCGAGAGAAGAGAGATTGGCAAGTGTCGCCGAAACTTTGCGGAATCGGTTGGTAGAAGCAGGAATTCAATGCCTTGATATCAGCGGGCGTCCAAAGCACCTCTACAGTATCTTTCAAAAGATGCAGCGCCAAAATAAAGAATTTCACGAAATTTACGATTTGGCAGCGCTGCGAATTATCGTAAATACCAATGAAGAATGTTACCGTGCTTTGGCAATAGTACACGATGCTTTCCGCCCGATTCCTGGGAGATTCAAGGATTACATTGGATTACCCAAGCCAAACCGTTATCAATCACTGCATACAGGTGTGATCAGTCCGTGGGCGCGACCTTTAGAAGTGCAAATCCGGACGTTGGAGATGCACAGGATTGCCGAATATGGAATTGCGGCTCACTGGAAGTATAAAGAAACGGGCGGTTCTTTCACAACTCATATGACAGCAACCGATGAAAAGTTTACTTGGTTGCGCCAGTTACTAGAATGGCAGAATGACCTAAAAGATGCTCAGGAATACCTTGAAAGTGTTAAAGACAATTTATTTGAAGATGATGTATATGTCTTTACGCCCAAAGGAGATGTGATTTCTTTGAGCCCCGGTTCCAGTACGGTGGATTTTGCCTATCGCATTCATACAGAGGTAGGAAACCACTGTGCGGGTGCAAAGGTGAACGGGCGAATGGTTCCCCTGTCAACCCGCCTGCAAAATGGCGATATTGTAGAGATTGTGACGCAAAAGAACAGCCATCCAAGTTTGGATTGGTTGAACTTTGTCAGAACTTCAGCCGCAAAGAACAGAATTAAGCAATGGTACAAGCGATCGCGCCGGGAAGAAAATATTGCTCGCGGTCGGGAGTTATTGGAAAAGGAACTGGGTAAATCCGGTGTGGAGAACTTGATTAAGTCGCAACCAATGCAGACAGTTGCAGAGCGATGTAATTATCATTCTTGTGAAGATTTGCTTGCTGCTTTAGGCTACGGTGAAGTGACCCTAAGCCTCGTGCTTAACCGTTGGCGAGAACTGGTAAAAGCACAACAACCAGCAATAGCAGTTTCAACAAGCGATCTGGCGAAGGAATTATCTCAAGCAGCAAAAAACCTAAAAGAATCCACGCCAACAACCTCACGTTCCACAGATTCGCCCATTGTCGGAGTCGAAGGATTGGTACACCATTTAGCTGGTTGCTGTACCCCCATTCCTGGAGAACAAATTATCGGTGTTGTGACTCGCGGTAGGGGTATTTCCATCCATCGCCAGGGGTGTCAAAATTTAGATAATGTGGAATGCGATCGCTTAGTTCCAGTTCATTGGAACCCAGCAGGTGAACCCTACGGTCGTCCTCAAACATATCCAGTGAATGTTCAGATTGAAGCATTAGATCGAGTGGGAGTTTTGAAGGATATTCTTTCACGCCTGAGCGACCAAGGTATTAACGTGCGTCACGCGCAAGTTAAAACTTCCAACGGTCAACCAGCGCTCATTGACTTGGGGATCGAGATACGCGATCGCTCTCAACTAGAACAGCTATTCACCCAAATTAAGAAACTGAGCGACATTCTCAATATTCGTAGAGTTGGGCAATCTGACGAGTAA
- the patD gene encoding heterocyst frequency control protein PatD — MSLIRQKYDSFATQLKQLHSEIAATQLDAPEIRQRVISLQNFFQQQIVPLVNEDTSSLNGRIQSYSTEMSKQLRLLEIDITFLQGARQTSTAKGRLDAIGNRLTTLIEYCNALLE; from the coding sequence ATGTCTCTAATTCGTCAGAAATACGACTCATTTGCAACTCAATTGAAGCAACTGCATTCCGAAATTGCTGCTACTCAATTGGATGCACCCGAAATCAGGCAACGTGTAATAAGCCTGCAGAATTTTTTTCAGCAACAGATTGTACCTTTAGTGAATGAGGACACAAGCAGTCTCAACGGGCGAATCCAGTCTTATTCGACTGAAATGAGCAAGCAGCTGCGACTGTTGGAAATAGATATCACGTTTCTCCAAGGAGCGCGGCAAACTTCCACTGCCAAAGGTAGGCTAGATGCCATCGGCAATCGCCTAACCACTCTCATTGAATACTGCAATGCCTTATTGGAATAA
- a CDS encoding dipeptide ABC transporter ATP-binding protein, whose product MNESLFCIDNLRVAYPRRGDEEIKWAVDSVSFTLQRGERMGLVGESGCGKSTLGRAAMRLLPLSTQIEGRVTFQGQSVFDMKPEQLRKFRGEAVALIFQDPMTRLDPLMTIGNHCLETLKAHSPQLSTREAKEIAIATLEKVKIPATRWNQYPHEFSGGMRQRVAIALALLLKPKLIVADEPTTSLDVTVSAQILQELTRLCGEENMGLLLISHDLALVAEYCDRIGVMYDGKMVEMGSSKTVFQQPQHEYTQSLIKAALHIQTVDEGLGADDGGTGKDASQLPIPNTQTPILRVTELQQHYTLEPNFVERLLKRESQTIKAVDGIDLELYPGEILGLVGESGCGKSTLSRTILQLIRPTGGKVEFLGQELTALSRQGIRTSRRQMQMVFQDPHACLNPAMTVGQSIADPLLIHKLASPDKAKQEVLWMLEKVGLKPSEVYYQRYPSDLSGGQQQRVAIARALITRPKLLICDEPVSMLDASVQSQVLDLMLQLKEEFELTYLFITHDLWLARFLCDRIAVMNSGKIVEIGQTKQIFAYPQHPYTKTLLSAAPLLARV is encoded by the coding sequence ATGAATGAATCTTTATTTTGTATTGACAATTTGAGAGTCGCCTATCCGCGCCGAGGTGATGAAGAAATTAAGTGGGCAGTAGATAGCGTGTCTTTCACGCTACAGCGCGGTGAAAGAATGGGATTGGTAGGAGAATCTGGTTGTGGGAAGTCTACTTTAGGACGAGCTGCAATGCGTTTGCTCCCCTTATCGACACAAATTGAGGGAAGAGTGACTTTTCAAGGACAATCTGTGTTTGATATGAAGCCCGAACAGTTACGAAAATTTCGGGGAGAAGCAGTAGCGCTTATTTTCCAAGATCCAATGACTCGTTTAGATCCATTAATGACCATTGGAAATCATTGCTTGGAAACTCTCAAGGCGCACTCGCCTCAGTTATCTACCCGAGAAGCTAAGGAAATTGCGATTGCTACTTTAGAAAAAGTGAAAATTCCTGCCACTCGTTGGAATCAGTATCCTCACGAATTTAGTGGCGGTATGAGGCAAAGAGTCGCCATCGCTCTAGCTTTACTCCTTAAACCCAAGTTGATTGTCGCTGATGAACCCACCACTAGTTTAGATGTAACGGTTTCTGCCCAGATTTTACAAGAACTCACGCGGTTGTGCGGTGAAGAAAATATGGGTTTGTTGCTGATTTCTCACGATTTGGCACTGGTGGCGGAGTATTGCGATCGCATTGGGGTGATGTATGACGGCAAAATGGTAGAAATGGGTTCATCCAAAACAGTCTTTCAACAGCCGCAGCACGAGTACACACAATCGCTTATTAAAGCAGCTTTGCACATTCAAACAGTGGATGAGGGGTTAGGTGCTGACGATGGCGGGACAGGGAAAGACGCTTCCCAATTACCAATCCCCAATACCCAAACCCCAATCTTGCGAGTGACAGAACTGCAACAGCACTACACCTTAGAACCCAATTTTGTAGAACGATTGTTGAAAAGGGAAAGTCAAACGATCAAAGCAGTCGATGGGATTGACCTCGAACTCTACCCTGGGGAAATTTTAGGATTGGTTGGGGAATCTGGTTGTGGAAAGAGTACCTTATCGCGAACAATACTCCAACTGATTCGTCCGACGGGAGGTAAAGTTGAGTTTTTGGGACAAGAGTTGACCGCTCTTTCACGTCAAGGCATTCGCACTTCGAGACGACAAATGCAGATGGTGTTTCAAGATCCTCATGCTTGTTTAAATCCAGCAATGACGGTAGGACAAAGTATCGCCGATCCTTTACTAATTCATAAGTTGGCGAGTCCAGATAAGGCAAAACAAGAAGTGTTGTGGATGCTGGAAAAAGTAGGGTTAAAGCCATCAGAGGTTTATTATCAGCGATATCCTTCTGATTTATCTGGGGGACAGCAGCAACGAGTCGCGATCGCTCGTGCATTAATTACTCGTCCCAAACTCCTGATTTGTGATGAACCGGTGAGTATGTTAGATGCTAGCGTACAATCACAAGTTCTGGACTTAATGTTACAACTGAAAGAGGAATTTGAGTTAACTTACTTGTTCATTACTCATGACCTTTGGTTGGCAAGATTTTTGTGCGATCGTATTGCCGTCATGAACAGTGGCAAAATAGTAGAAATCGGGCAGACAAAACAGATTTTTGCTTATCCACAACATCCGTATACAAAAACCCTTTTGTCTGCCGCACCTCTGTTAGCACGAGTCTAA
- a CDS encoding GNAT family N-acetyltransferase, translated as MMIRNATEIDLPVIVAIYNAAIPSRLATADLEPVSVESRLAWFKGRSPLKYPLWVIELDGQVTGWLSLQCFYGRPAYHATAEVSIYIAPEYHRRGLGQQLLSQAINKSPSLGIKTLLGVIFAHNVPSLKLFETFGFQSWGRLPNVAELDGIERDLVIMGLRIK; from the coding sequence ATGATGATCCGCAATGCCACTGAAATTGATTTACCTGTAATTGTGGCAATTTACAATGCTGCTATTCCCAGTCGTTTGGCAACTGCTGATTTAGAACCAGTGTCTGTGGAAAGCCGCCTTGCGTGGTTTAAGGGTCGTTCACCCTTGAAATATCCCCTTTGGGTTATAGAACTAGATGGTCAGGTAACGGGCTGGTTGAGTTTACAATGTTTTTACGGGCGACCGGCTTATCATGCTACTGCTGAAGTCAGCATTTACATTGCCCCAGAATATCATCGACGTGGTTTGGGACAACAACTGCTATCCCAAGCGATTAACAAAAGTCCGAGTTTGGGTATCAAAACTTTATTAGGCGTTATCTTCGCTCACAACGTGCCTAGTTTGAAACTTTTTGAAACATTTGGCTTTCAATCTTGGGGACGTTTGCCTAATGTTGCAGAACTAGACGGTATTGAGCGCGATTTGGTTATTATGGGACTCCGAATTAAATAG
- a CDS encoding DUF3592 domain-containing protein, translating into MRIPSLQTYNSILASTALTCIGILVTTVGITTGLNNYSFVKKAISTQGTVINNLHDSTKSSNSYYPLVKFTARTGETVVFESKVGSSSPKYTKGDRVEILYQPQKPNAAMINTWIHLWFFPIIFSTTGSLSVLIGAALLARELKQNKFLTFTNDQLTVTGDR; encoded by the coding sequence ATGAGGATACCATCTTTACAAACTTATAATTCCATCTTAGCTTCAACGGCTTTAACTTGCATTGGTATTCTAGTTACTACCGTTGGTATCACAACAGGATTAAATAATTATTCTTTTGTTAAAAAAGCAATATCAACACAAGGAACAGTCATTAATAATTTGCATGACTCAACAAAAAGCTCTAATTCCTATTACCCATTGGTAAAATTTACAGCACGTACAGGAGAAACGGTTGTATTTGAATCTAAGGTGGGAAGCAGTTCTCCTAAATATACGAAGGGCGATCGGGTAGAAATATTGTACCAACCTCAAAAGCCCAATGCTGCCATGATTAATACCTGGATACATCTGTGGTTTTTTCCTATCATTTTTTCCACTACTGGCTCTCTTTCTGTATTGATTGGAGCCGCTTTACTAGCAAGAGAATTAAAGCAAAATAAGTTTTTAACATTTACCAATGACCAGTTAACAGTAACTGGCGATCGCTAA
- a CDS encoding carbohydrate ABC transporter permease — MQEERRQIRRTGWEITEGVAGYIFMAPTLLVLGTFAIAPILLAIFLSFHKVKLLGGIKYDFVSFHNFQRLVEDDRLWIALLNTVQYVAIVVPLQTALALILAVTLNSGIRGKNWWRVLYFLPTVTSSTVLTLIFMWIYNTNGLLNDFLAFLKLPTYNWLGDPAVALKGIMLMNIWSTAPLFMVIYLAALQDIPRSLYEAAAIDGANSWQQFIYITIPMLKPVTFFVVTMGVIGTFQLFDQSYIFSNGSGGPNNSTLTVVLLIYQAVFRNLQMGYAAAIAFILAAIIISITLIQRYFFGGERI, encoded by the coding sequence ATGCAGGAAGAGAGAAGGCAAATTAGAAGAACAGGGTGGGAAATTACAGAAGGTGTAGCCGGATACATATTTATGGCACCCACTCTTCTGGTGTTAGGAACTTTTGCGATCGCGCCCATTCTCTTGGCTATTTTTCTTTCTTTCCATAAAGTTAAACTGTTAGGTGGAATCAAATATGATTTTGTTAGTTTTCATAATTTTCAAAGATTAGTCGAAGATGACAGACTTTGGATTGCTCTACTCAATACAGTTCAATATGTTGCTATAGTCGTTCCGCTCCAAACTGCTCTTGCTCTCATTCTTGCTGTCACTCTTAATTCAGGTATTCGAGGAAAAAACTGGTGGCGTGTTCTCTACTTTTTGCCAACAGTGACATCTTCCACTGTGCTGACGCTCATATTCATGTGGATTTATAACACTAATGGATTGCTGAATGATTTTTTGGCTTTTCTAAAATTACCGACTTATAACTGGTTGGGAGATCCAGCAGTTGCGCTTAAAGGAATTATGCTTATGAATATTTGGTCAACAGCGCCATTGTTCATGGTCATTTACTTAGCAGCACTACAGGATATTCCACGTTCTCTTTACGAAGCTGCTGCAATTGATGGAGCTAATAGTTGGCAACAATTTATTTATATTACGATTCCCATGCTTAAACCAGTTACCTTCTTTGTGGTAACAATGGGAGTTATTGGCACTTTTCAACTGTTCGATCAATCGTATATCTTTTCCAATGGCAGTGGTGGACCCAACAACTCCACCCTAACAGTTGTTTTGTTGATCTACCAAGCTGTGTTCCGGAATTTACAAATGGGTTATGCTGCTGCGATCGCTTTTATACTTGCAGCCATCATTATTAGTATCACCTTAATCCAGCGGTATTTTTTTGGAGGAGAAAGGATTTGA
- a CDS encoding carbohydrate ABC transporter permease, which translates to MKKISHHFWLKILLYTVLTFYAVITVIPFLWALSASFKTLSEIASGEPTFFPKNFTLDNYKQIFLQEPLFLRWLFNSTVIAISVTLLNLIFNSMAGYALARLNFPGRRFWFFLILAVLAVPAQITLIPTFLILKSFNWLNSYQGMIVPSMVNATFIFMMRQFFMNFPKELEEAAQLDGLTTFGIFRRIVLPLAKPALAAQTVFVFMGSWNNFLLPVVILFDPEMFTLPLGLNTFKGQYISYWNYIMAASMVFTLPALAIYAFFNRYFIESVTFTGGKG; encoded by the coding sequence TTGAAAAAAATATCCCATCACTTTTGGCTGAAAATCTTGCTCTATACGGTACTGACCTTTTACGCAGTTATTACGGTTATTCCCTTTTTATGGGCGCTTTCAGCATCATTTAAAACCCTTTCTGAAATTGCCAGTGGAGAGCCAACATTCTTTCCCAAGAACTTCACTCTTGATAACTACAAACAAATTTTTTTACAAGAACCTTTGTTTTTGCGCTGGCTATTTAACAGTACAGTCATTGCCATCAGCGTGACTCTCTTAAACCTAATTTTCAATTCAATGGCGGGTTACGCGCTAGCAAGGTTAAATTTTCCAGGTAGGCGCTTTTGGTTTTTCCTGATTTTAGCAGTGTTAGCAGTTCCCGCACAAATCACTTTAATTCCTACCTTTTTGATCCTAAAAAGCTTTAACTGGTTAAATTCTTATCAAGGAATGATTGTTCCCAGCATGGTAAATGCTACCTTCATTTTTATGATGCGGCAATTTTTCATGAATTTTCCCAAGGAACTCGAAGAAGCCGCCCAGCTAGACGGACTTACTACTTTTGGTATTTTTCGACGCATTGTTTTGCCTTTAGCAAAACCCGCACTAGCTGCACAAACAGTTTTTGTGTTTATGGGGAGTTGGAATAACTTTTTGCTACCTGTCGTGATTTTGTTTGACCCTGAAATGTTTACCCTTCCCCTAGGTTTAAATACTTTCAAAGGTCAATACATTAGTTACTGGAACTATATTATGGCAGCTTCTATGGTGTTCACGTTACCAGCACTCGCGATCTACGCCTTCTTCAACCGATACTTTATTGAAAGCGTCACTTTTACGGGAGGGAAGGGATAG